In Triticum urartu cultivar G1812 chromosome 6, Tu2.1, whole genome shotgun sequence, the following proteins share a genomic window:
- the LOC125513200 gene encoding uncharacterized protein LOC125513200, with product MAGASSWSSSCSCTSSLGSLDDDDVFCVVKPGSPGAAAEGSVKFLCSYGGMILPRHPDGALRYVGGNNRVLSVDRSLQFHELQRKLTDMCGWEALSLRCQLPTEDLDALVSVTTNDDLGHLLEEYDAASRDRLQPLKIRAFLFPRAKTPPLSPSTPSSRPTPAYVRHHHQHHTARPPPARGHSGHRRPHQLLLLHNGSWLQ from the exons ATGGCGGGCGCGtcctcgtggtcgtcgtcctgcTCGTGCACGTCGTCGCTCGGCTCCTTGGATGACGACGACGTGTTCTGCGTCGTGAAGCCGGGTTCCCCCGGGGCAGCTGCAGAGGGCAGCGTCAAGTTCCTGTGCAGCTACGGGGGCATGATCCTTCCACGCCACCCCGACGGCGCGCTCCGCTACGTCGGCGGCAACAACCGCGTCCTCTCCGTCGACCGCTCCCTTCAATTTCACG AGCTGCAACGGAAGCTGACGGACATGTGCGGATGGGAGGCGTTGAGCCTGCGGTGCCAGCTGCCGACGGAGGACCTGGACGCGCTCGTCTCCGTCACGACCAACGACGACCTCGGCCACCTGCTGGAGGAGTACGACGCCGCCAGCAGGGACCGGCTCCAGCCGCTCAAGATAAGGGCGTTCCTGTTCCCAAGGGCCAAAACGCCGCCGCTCTCGCCGTCCACCCCGTCGTCCAGGCCAACGCCGGCGTAcgtccgccaccaccaccagcaCCACACGGCTCGCCCCCCTCCGGCTCGTGGGCATTCGGGCCACCGGCGCCCGCACCAGCTCCTGCTCCTCCACAACGGCAGTTGGTTGCAATAA